The genomic window GTTAATCGATTATCTTGAAGAAGGCATTTCAACACGGTCAGGTCACTTTCGGCTATGTCAAATTCGCCATTTTTACTTTTCTGAAGTAATTCAATTCTTGCTTCCCCTATAAACTTTTCActtattctaaaatttaataaaaaaatttaatgatagCTCCTGTCACATTTATTGCTTGATTTCCGTTTGTCGGAAAGTCCTAGGAAGTCACCATCTTTGTTTTTGTAACCTTTATAAGAGCGTAACTTTTTTCATTGtgttacattattataaaacatttaggaatgaatatcaattttactGGGATATCCTTCGCCggagaatgaaatatttaatgcaatgcattacatggcCATAGTGGCAAAGTAGACTGAGCTACTTTGAGAAGcctggtcacaattttggtcaaaatttattattccgtttttaatatgtaaaatgcTTCAATTGTATGCTTAAATTAGGATGCTTATTCCgacatggcacctgatcctacctccaATTTTTTAGAGGTCTGTGTTGGCCCTGcacctatttttatttttattttggacTACTGTTCGTGATCACCACATGTCCTCTTAATaaaggcatttctaatagtcaaccaaaatttgagtatcaGTCTATCACTGGTTAAGCGTTCATATAAGTCAGTTTTaagttaaatgaaatttaaatgagtAAAATTTCGAAAAAGTAATGAGGAAATTATGACTGAATTCAAACATATATCGCTCAAAATCTGTATGGATGGTTacatcaaatatattttcttacaaTAACACAGTATATCACCATcacacatatttttctttcatttgttatattatcattaacaaaaatataggaCATATAGTGTAGATATTCTGATGCTACATGTTGGTCATCAATCTGCTTTACTACATTTACCCAGCTTGAAACCGTGCTAttatacaaaatgtacatatttactGTATCACAAATTGTAGCTCTTGAAAAGagttttccttatatttttacTTGGTTTAATTTTGACCCTCCTCATATGCCCCTAGTATATGTGTTGGTCTAGCGGTCACAgtttgaacaatttagatattttactatAGGACATCACAagttgtagcattgtagttcttgagagaACATACTTTTTACAAAATGGTAAACGTTATATGACGCCGACGATCAGTTTCCCGATGAGTATGGTAGGATAACAGAAAATTCAAAGAACTGAAACTGTCATTAAGAAAACACGAGGCGTTCctcaatattatataattttccttgatattttattccttatttattaatatttaaacctgttaattcccaaaaattcagggtacattaccaggctcttttcggagctagaatatttcgaatttttcttaaaatagcACGCTAAATGCACTTGAGTGCTTATTGATAAAGCCATactatacattttcaattgaactctttttatctaaataatatcatataacataaaaatataattataaaattactaagtgaaaatcttcacattgtggagaaaatgcaaaaaaaaaaaggaagataggtcgcgtctgaccttaagttACTGACTACACACATTACGTACCTATAGACATTATTGGTGGCGTTCTCGAAATCCATGTAGAGTTTTGTCCGCCAAAGTCTATACCATGGCAAGGAAAAGATACTTTGGCCTATCAGTGCCATAAACTGCCTGATGCTGTTCAAGAAAAGTTCAAGTTCAGGGTCGAGATTTTcactattctttaaaaatccaatCTTTTTGTCAAACGTCAATACGGCATTTGCTAAGAAAATAAAGATCATCTTTGGTAATTTCTATGGTTAAATTCTAATCTTATAATGTGATTTTGATTGTACTGCCTCATTTGATTGGCTAtccaagttttatttatatcgTATGATATAACAAACTGTCCCAAGGTATATGCCACATCGTGTAACATACGTAAAATTAAAGCATgctttaaattaaacaattgCACATGTTAAGAATCACTTGCATTACCATCAGCAGAATAGCACATAAATGCGAATTTGACCTCGGGATTGTTGTTGCCATATTGTTCTATCCACGTGACAAGGTCGTCTGCACACTGAGCCTGTGGTTCTATGTAGTTCTTTATGATGGTTGGTTTGACACTCTGTTGTGCTGCACTACGGTAACTCTGCCAGTCCGGTCCGTTCCTCGTAAAATCAAAcattattaataaaatcagaTATGTATTTCAATGAAACAAATTGCCGTACAATCgcttgtgttttgttttgtggtttgtttggtttgtttttgttgggggtttttttttttggtattttgtttttgtttttggtttggttttttttttgcgtgtCGCAAAAATgcgaaataagaaaaatatgacaCTCTTTCTTTATTTGCTAAAGTTTTTTTGTGCGATTAAAAAGTCTTTAATAACAAAAAGTACCGAATATGTTTCCTACGTAGGCATTTCTCGACGTTTAAGTGATCGCAAGAAAACCCACCAAAAATTAGATTATCGAGGCAATAACCAGTTAAATTACGGTAATAGATTATGTATAGAATGGACGTACTGTACACTAAGCATGTTTCTCTTTGTTCGTTTTACGTATGTTTCCATGATGGGGACTGAACGACGAACTGGATAGGCACCCTCGTTCGCTATGGTTTGACTGATTAGTTCGGGATCGAATAACATCACGGTTTGGTTAGGTCCCAGACGAACTCGCACAATCTTACCATACTGCTTGTGTAGTTCCCGGAAATATAAGTGGGAGTCCCCACTTTtcactaaaaaatcaaatttcatcattttataacaattaaatatcatttctgaatcttttaaattaatgaagACGTTTAatctaaaattatcaaatatatatagatcatatttttcaaacaatgtaTCATTCTGTACAACCATATCAATTATAtactgataattttatttgtcaatcatgcattttaaaattaattaaaacccTTTAATtacttgtgtttaaaaaaacaatgaaaacttAAGACAAAGAATAAACTTGAAATAAGGAGCAAATTGATAGGAGTTTTCAAGTACAAGTCAATAATTAGCATAGTTTTCTCTTTGGAgggattttttgtttgttttgttttgttttgttttgtttttgttgttgttttttggtttgttttttttttggggggggggttgcatttcttatttttttaattttaatacaaGAATATCTCCCggcaacaaaaataaatagtaAACTTACGATAAGGAGCAAAATGAAAGGCATTCCCAAGTACAGGCAAATTGTACATCCCCGTTGGTCCTGGTATATCTGTGAACGGTTTAGGCTGTGTGGGTGTGTCATCTGGCAGGTTCTCCTTACGCTGTGCCGTGGCCGTGGATTGTTTGAAAGAGACAACCACCCCATGCCTCGGTATTGAGAGAAGTTTTCTCATATTTTTGCTGAAAGATACATGTTAATGCTTATTCTACTATTTGTTCCATCACAGAGCAATGGCAAGCGTTACACTGGGCGAGCTTCATTCACCgcatcaaaaatttcaaattactttacaaattttacaaatacttTTAAGTGGCTTCTTGCAGAAAACAGAACCAACATTAACTTATATGAATGTCATGAGAAAATATGAATGTCATGTGAAAATATAAGTGTCAAGTGGAATAATTAAAGGGTTTATAGTACGACTTACTTCTGGATTGTTTTAACGTGATTAATCATAAATGCACTCTCAATTCTTTCATGACATATATACAGTTGGCAATTCTTTTGATCTTCATAcatgaaatgacattatatTCGTAATATGATAATTTCAAGTgttgttcaaaatatttcatggtacatgtataatactatATAGGTTTAAACACAAGCGTCTTCGGCCTTGAATAAAGCTTGAATTATGCATCCTCCCAgagaaattatttacatacttACCTACCAGATTATCGATTTGAAACAGTCAATCAAACTTAATTATTCGTAACACTTGGAGACACtaaggttttgtttttgtttttttttttttaaattttccataatttatttcaaatttcaacagaaatacaatatcaaatataGCTTAAACATTAGTATTAcaagatataatatatatatacaatctttTCCACAAAGACAAGAGACAAGGGATTCACACACAAGTTACATAATATAATTACTTAAAGTATAGTACATATCATCAGAACATGTAATACTTCCAGCTTTTTTAAGAACACAATTTTCCAcaattaagttatttttcacaaaatattttaaattttcttttgacattctttcttgatttattctacaagacattttgtatttataaattaaaaagcagataaatgacaaaatattattcaaCCTTCTAGTtttgacattattttcataatggaACCCTAATACTATTATCTTCCATGATAttccaaaattaaagaaattttccACCTCTTGCCATATATGTTTTACACTAAGGTTAAATTATTGATAAAGACGAAATGGAAATTACAGCATAACCATTTCATTGATGGTTATTTTACAGGTTTAGCGTAAGTCCTACTAGGTCCCTTATTTGTCCATATGGTCATATTGAAGGGTCCGAAAACGTATCGCGAGTCCATAAGACAATTATATCCTAAAAATCAATTTGccaaaattcaaaaaatgtgAAAGTTTTCGACtagtccccccccccttcttttgcaaagttatacataaccatAACCAGAAGAATTGTTTTTgcctgtcaagatttttgataagtgtagctcccccccccccccaattttaatatgcttccgacgccactgatgtacatgtatatgcatgatATGATATAGCTTATAACTACATTTAAACATTATTCAACtctgtaaaaaaatatactatCTACTTTAATTTCATTGAGTTTGAATGATATCATGTGCTCACAACAAGTTGAATTTTCGATGAAGAGGCAATGAATAACAGCATTAAACATAGCATTAGCTATTCGCCATAAATATCCTTGGCCGATGTGAAGTCATGTAGTGTAATCTAAGGAATCAAGAGCCAGAGAAGgcctttttattcatttataaagaaCATGCATGCATTCAATAGTTAAATATGCAGTCGACACACACGAAAGCACACTCATGCTTCAATTGACGGTTAGTGGTCCAGATATTCTGGAAAAAAAACGACCTTCACAAACTAATAACAAAcagaattctaaaaataattgacAGAACGCCATTCTATTCTATAGGAAGGATAGgaatttacacatttttacaCTCTCTTcctttattttctcttttttttctctcactCTCTAAACCTATCTCTCTATCGCTTGGTGCTTTATGGTTAGCATcgtaatagataaataaaatcattaacaaGAGACGTTACACAGTTTTATACATTCTGCTTCAGGTAAACATTACACACTCttgtttacattattacatTAGCATTCTGTACAACGAATTTAAACAATGTTAGCCATGTTTAATGGGCAGACTTGCGGAACAATgtttattacattgtattttgataaaagCCAAGtcttaaaaaaatgacataccTTGAAATGAAAGCTCTGCGGCCAACTATTCGTGTGAGAGGAGGTTCGATGAATATAGGTCATATCACACTAGCATAAAATCTTGCATGTCTTCAATACACATCGAGGTTGCTTTCGTTTACTTATGATTACGTAGCCATAAAATAGTCCCCCCTGATGCGATACAATGCATATATTGCATGGAGTATTTTTAAAGTTGGCGTCAGAACTGATTCGAAGGAACATTaggacaatttaaaaataaacaatttatgttaatattttttaaatgatgattaGTTCCGAATGTAGCGAGGTATGAATGAACGTTTTGTAGATCAATGACCCATCATACGCCGGTAGGGAGAAACACAGATTTATACGTGATATATCATTGTGTATTCACGTAGCTTAGGCGGTTCACCgtataatattgattttgaaGAGGGAATTGTAAATTATGTAGCATCCTGAACTTGAATTTCATCCATGTTCTGTATGTACAAACCGAGTGGTCGAATTGTAAACGTGATATACTGGTAATTAGTgacaaagaaataaatgcaataaatacAGGTATATCAATTATGGTGTTTTCTCCTTATTTGTTTAAGAGTTTTGGAAAGCATGGTGTGATCtatacaatataatttcttgtcattttattttctcatCCCATAAAGATCGATTAAATTGTGCATACATCATAATTATGGGGACAgggtcgggtttttttttttactgggtAGCTTAGATTTATAGAATCTTGTCAGTTTCTGCATGAATTACAAtagatttcatattttaaaaaaaaaatagaggaaaaGATACACAGTGGGATTGAATATATCCACATATCAACCGACTGTTTCGCATGCCGATGAGTCTAAATACATGGATCTGTaattattccaaaaaaaaatgctCTCTTTGGCAGACAAACTGAATACTCATTTGTATTATGACATGTCATTCCttgaatacaaaatatttatttagagctgttaaaaaaattaagttcatttttttttcagcatgagAAATCAAATTGTTAATGTCATTTACATAGTTTGAATATAATGCCAATTATATACCGTTGTCTTCAAAGTAGCACATACTAGTAAATATGCATTTGATAACTGGTTCAGTGCAATAGGAAATCTATTTTCGGACAAGTGATTGATGGGATGCAATCTATAGGTCGTGCAACGTAAAATGGATCATACTGACAAACTTATAAATTGAGAATAGTTACAAGTTTAAAGATACTTTTATatgattaaatttcattatatttcaatgactaaaataatttgaaatatggTAAACTCTTTGTTAACAATTGAGATAAACAAAGTTAGGCCTGCAGaagaaattcaataaaaaattgaagtcaaATCGGAGCAttaagtttttctttttcttttttgcaagCAAATGACACCAGAAAAATGCCATgctaaaacttaaataaaaagttgaattttttttaagtctttAAAAGTCAGCCGAGTCTTCATGAAGGTTACTGCCGAAAATTATGTAGGTTGAAGCGGGTTAATGCGCATGCTTGATTGATTTACCTGAAAACGGTAAACTAGGTTGGTAAAAGACAATTCACTAGCGTAACTCAttgctaaataaaaaaagatgagACCCTATACCAATGTAGTCTTATTCATAATAAAGATTGAGATCTTTTGATTTTAGCGTCTTAcgaacacatacatgtaagaataatggggggggggggggggggtcgaaaaaaaaatcagaattaattTTGAAACCTCGATCATTTTAGCGCATAAAACggcattcattttaaaattgggTTGGCcggacatacatgtacttagctCATGCAATACtttaagaatgtttgtttttagTTACAGAGTAAAATGCTCTGTTTGTTGATTCATGCGGGAATGAAGGTAGtggcattgtagaaaaaattacaaaatctgcATTTCGTTATGTTAATTTATGATCGCTATCTTTATATCACGCATTAATcatttaagaaaacattttattgtctacatttgcatttttcttttaacaaattaatgattTGGTCGTAAAAAGAAAGCAATGGTAACTAAATTATTGGTAACGTACATCTATAcgttagttaaaagaaatagcCAAAGTCATTTATATGAAAAGTTAAGTCTGACagcatcatgattatttcgtgcagtcaaTGATTTTTCTAAGGTTGCTGAGGGTttcgaccgatcgataaactggttagaactgAATTATGTGGATTTTAATATGTCAGTTTCTATAGAATGATGACTCACAATCATTGCTCTTAAGAgatagaaaaaattatatatgtaagtATGTGAACACATATTCTATGGCTGATGTGGTGTAATCATTTGCAATAGCACAGTCAATAACTAGTACATGAAACTGTCCAAAGAGTCGCAAGATCCTGTCCGCGTAGGGGATGAAACACACTGAAATATCGTTAGTTACTCGCTGATATTTTGCATACCCTGCATTAAGTGAAATAACTACATGTCCATTTATGTGATTCATATATTTGGTTAgaagagttgtctctcttttATTTTTCGACACCCCCACCCCTTCGACTGCATAGAAATCAGAGATATATATGATACCTGTTATAAATCTTGATATAATCTTGATTTACTCGGCAATATTTTTATGGTTGTCTAGTTGTGTCATTGTATTGTTCACTCGTAATTCTAGAGTATGTCATTTTGCATTCTCTAACTAGGTTTATGCGATCCCCATCAGAAAGCATTTTTGTCCTTTTTCACCAAGTTGTTCGTTTTTAAGATATTCATATGTGCATTCGTTAAGCATGATGGCGCATAAATTTAAAGCAAGAGTAATATATAGTAATACTATTATATTACAAGTAGGCTACAAGTGCTACATATATTTAGGAGttcaaaaatctaaaaattattcaatattgttGTTATTGAAAAAATCCATAATAAGCTGGAGCATAGGAATTTTCAtagacttttttaaaaaagtaaatagtaCTTCCTTTAACGAATCTTTTGGTTTTCAAGATTTACGATgagaaaataaaagtaaagGATGTTTCTCTCGTTTAAAGTATTACAGAAATTGGTAATTTAAAGGAATGTTGTATacgaaatacatttttattagaaTCGGTCATGTATGGAACATACTGTAGAataataaatagattttattggCAGTGTAAGATACAAACCGCAATACACACATGTAATAGTAATACAAGATTTACGATgagaaaataaaagtaaagGATGTTTCTCTCGTTTAAAGTATTACAGAAATTGGTAATTTAAAGGAATGTTGTATacgaaatacatttttattagaaTCGGTCATGTATGGAACATACTGTAGAataataaatagattttattggCAGTGTAAGATACAAACCGCAATACACACATGTAATAGTAATAATACCAATAATAAGGTATGCTTAAACACAAAGAGTCACAACACAATATATGTATACCATATG from Magallana gigas chromosome 9, xbMagGiga1.1, whole genome shotgun sequence includes these protein-coding regions:
- the LOC105332812 gene encoding cytochrome P450 10 yields the protein MRKLLSIPRHGVVVSFKQSTATAQRKENLPDDTPTQPKPFTDIPGPTGMYNLPVLGNAFHFAPYLKSGDSHLYFRELHKQYGKIVRVRLGPNQTVMLFDPELISQTIANEGAYPVRRSVPIMETYVKRTKRNMLSVQNGPDWQSYRSAAQQSVKPTIIKNYIEPQAQCADDLVTWIEQYGNNNPEVKFAFMCYSADANAVLTFDKKIGFLKNSENLDPELELFLNSIRQFMALIGQSIFSLPWYRLWRTKLYMDFENATNNVYRISEKFIGEARIELLQKSKNGEFDIAESDLTVLKCLLQDNRLTNQTITDVMAAFLFAGVEQVSQALIWMFWLLGKSPEKQAKLYEEISSNIGSSPVTAANLGYLPYLKACVKESFRCVPPVASGTARVLQLDTEIGGYLIPKGTTVMFGNNTLSMSEEQFANPEEFLPERWLDSNDPQKQRQMGMCVLPFGIGKRNCMGRRFAEQEIHLATIKILQNFHVEVTDDCRYAKPTYTTFAEPDRPIKFIFDKR